In Candidatus Neomarinimicrobiota bacterium, a genomic segment contains:
- a CDS encoding acyltransferase, producing the protein MLKVKPISSEGFSYSPGLQLLRGLAALMIVFLHLGVAEARYGSDGWRFLEGFRVGAAGVDIFFVISGFVMMLVVKNKQPSPVLFLKNRLSRIYPNYWFYFLLVVLVWLVQPGWVNSSLPGTPDFLNSFLLFPSSGPPVISVAWTLEFEIFFYLVFTLFLWISRQHLAPLLVGTFIALVLVGAIYQPESLLLERLTHTLLLEFSAGVLLGHVLMSRQIPGSLLAIPVAILLFILYQTGFELTQIIPAGNHFERLVNFGIPAFLLVLGIVSLDMKYEIAYPDLFIRIGDASYTLYLSHILVISASGKLYQAIGLNELLSNFILITGMLGLCILFALLAYQYVELPLLTYVRNGFKRPSK; encoded by the coding sequence ATGTTGAAAGTTAAACCAATCAGTTCTGAGGGCTTTTCCTATAGCCCGGGTCTTCAACTGCTGCGAGGACTGGCAGCACTTATGATTGTGTTTCTCCACCTCGGGGTTGCTGAAGCAAGGTATGGATCTGACGGATGGCGATTCCTGGAAGGCTTCCGGGTTGGGGCAGCTGGTGTAGATATCTTTTTTGTCATCAGTGGATTCGTTATGATGCTGGTTGTAAAAAACAAACAGCCCAGCCCAGTATTGTTTCTGAAAAACAGACTTTCCCGCATTTATCCCAACTATTGGTTTTATTTTCTTCTTGTTGTTCTGGTATGGTTGGTCCAACCAGGTTGGGTGAATAGCTCTCTGCCGGGAACACCTGACTTTCTGAATTCCTTCCTGCTATTTCCTTCTTCTGGTCCTCCTGTTATTTCAGTAGCGTGGACTTTGGAGTTTGAAATCTTTTTTTATCTGGTATTCACCCTCTTTCTGTGGATTTCTCGTCAACATCTGGCGCCTCTTTTAGTTGGCACCTTCATCGCACTTGTGCTTGTCGGGGCGATATACCAACCTGAATCACTCCTTCTGGAACGACTAACCCATACACTTCTACTGGAATTTTCTGCAGGCGTTCTACTTGGACATGTTTTGATGTCCAGGCAAATACCAGGTTCTTTGTTGGCCATTCCAGTTGCGATTTTACTGTTTATTCTTTACCAAACAGGATTTGAACTCACTCAGATAATTCCCGCGGGGAATCATTTTGAGAGATTGGTGAATTTTGGTATACCAGCGTTTCTACTAGTGCTTGGTATCGTCAGTTTGGATATGAAATATGAAATAGCTTATCCTGATCTGTTTATCAGGATAGGTGATGCTTCCTATACGCTATATCTTTCACATATACTGGTAATCTCCGCTTCAGGAAAATTGTATCAAGCAATCGGATTAAATGAGCTGCTCTCCAATTTCATATTAATAACTGGAATGCTTGGATTGTGCATTCTCTTTGCGCTACTGGCGTATCAGTATGTTGAGTTGCCCCTCTTGACTTATGTCCGGAACGGTTTCAAGAGACCCTCTAAATAA
- a CDS encoding cold shock domain-containing protein: MAEELVNGVVKWFNDEKGYGFIQQEDGPDVFVHYRAINSEGRRSLKEGQSVTFSVSQGEKGPQADNVTPV; this comes from the coding sequence ATGGCTGAAGAATTAGTCAACGGTGTGGTAAAGTGGTTCAATGACGAAAAGGGTTACGGATTTATTCAGCAGGAAGATGGTCCGGATGTGTTCGTTCACTACCGTGCAATTAACTCAGAGGGACGTCGTTCTTTAAAAGAAGGACAAAGCGTCACTTTTAGCGTTTCTCAGGGCGAAAAAGGTCCACAGGCAGATAACGTTACTCCTGTTTGA